The following proteins are encoded in a genomic region of Candidatus Coatesbacteria bacterium:
- a CDS encoding SidA/IucD/PvdA family monooxygenase, translated as MKQFDVVVVGGGPAGSITASTAASYYPDKTVTLVKDQKQGLVPCGIPYTFHDIDVDGNIPKPKGQPPFEPLVDEALSLDLENKTVKLASGEELGYQRLVLATGSVPKVPGWLPGRDRDGVFYIAKRVDALRRVNKMVKDRKRVVIIGGGFIGIEVAEQLQKDGHEVTVVEMLPHVLATAFDDEFCQEGEEILQDMGIKLATGARVTEIAAGQPLKVILESGDAIDCDAVGISVGYSPNAKLGLDSGLKAGPLGAIAVDEYLRTSAEGVFAVGDCC; from the coding sequence ATGAAACAGTTCGACGTCGTCGTCGTCGGCGGGGGACCCGCCGGCTCGATCACCGCCTCGACGGCCGCCAGCTACTACCCCGACAAGACCGTGACCCTGGTCAAGGACCAGAAGCAGGGCCTGGTGCCCTGCGGCATCCCCTACACCTTCCACGATATCGACGTGGACGGCAACATCCCCAAACCCAAGGGTCAGCCCCCCTTCGAACCGCTCGTCGACGAAGCCCTCTCCCTGGACCTGGAAAACAAAACCGTCAAGCTGGCCTCGGGCGAAGAGCTGGGCTATCAACGCCTGGTGCTGGCCACCGGCTCGGTGCCCAAGGTTCCCGGCTGGCTGCCCGGCCGCGACCGCGACGGCGTCTTCTACATCGCCAAGCGCGTCGACGCCCTGCGCCGGGTCAATAAGATGGTCAAGGACCGCAAGCGCGTGGTGATCATCGGCGGCGGGTTCATCGGCATCGAGGTCGCCGAGCAGCTCCAGAAGGACGGCCACGAGGTGACCGTCGTCGAGATGCTGCCCCACGTCCTGGCCACGGCCTTCGACGACGAGTTCTGCCAAGAGGGCGAGGAAATCCTCCAGGACATGGGAATCAAGCTGGCCACCGGGGCCAGGGTTACCGAGATCGCCGCAGGCCAACCGCTCAAGGTGATCCTCGAAAGCGGCGACGCCATCGACTGCGACGCCGTAGGCATCTCCGTCGGCTACTCCCCCAACGCCAAACTCGGTCTGGACTCCGGGCTCAAGGCCGGCCCCCTGGGAGCCATCGCCGTCGACGAGTACCTGCGGACCTCGGCCGAGGGCGTCTTCGCCGTCGGTGACTGCTGCGA
- a CDS encoding DNA-binding protein HU (histone-like DNA-binding protein): MTKQDLVDRIANQTGLTKRQATNALSATIEGIKDAMKGGERVTLVGFGTFYVAERKARTGRNPRTQEKINIPARKVPNFRPGKDLKELVR, from the coding sequence ATGACCAAGCAAGACCTCGTAGACCGTATCGCCAACCAGACCGGTCTCACCAAACGCCAGGCCACCAACGCTCTGAGCGCCACCATCGAAGGTATCAAGGACGCCATGAAGGGCGGCGAGCGCGTCACCCTCGTCGGCTTCGGCACCTTCTACGTCGCCGAGCGCAAGGCCCGCACCGGTCGCAACCCGCGGACCCAGGAAAAGATCAACATCCCGGCCCGGAAGGTTCCGAACTTCCGTCCCGGCAAGGACCTCAAGGAACTGGTCCGCTAA